In Methanofollis fontis, the following proteins share a genomic window:
- a CDS encoding DUF367 family protein: MIRLYAFRDNSCDPRKCTVKRMERFGQVTVTDSLTRIPRSSLILDPTAERALSRTDRDTPSITALDCSWEVLESVEVRRWPRRRALPYLVAANPVNFGRPLRLTSVEAFAAALWILGEEDQARSILSKFNWGIRFLELNADPLAEYAAAEDSAAVVAIQALYMGD; the protein is encoded by the coding sequence ATGATACGCCTCTATGCCTTCAGGGACAACTCCTGCGATCCCCGGAAGTGCACGGTCAAGCGGATGGAGCGCTTCGGGCAGGTGACAGTCACCGACTCCCTGACCCGCATCCCCCGCTCCTCCCTCATCCTCGACCCGACGGCAGAGCGCGCCCTCTCCAGGACCGACCGCGACACCCCCTCGATCACCGCCCTGGACTGCTCCTGGGAGGTGCTCGAATCCGTCGAGGTCCGGCGCTGGCCCCGCCGCCGCGCCCTCCCCTACCTGGTCGCCGCCAATCCGGTGAACTTCGGCCGCCCCCTTCGCCTCACCTCGGTAGAGGCGTTCGCCGCCGCCCTCTGGATTCTCGGGGAGGAGGATCAGGCGCGGTCTATCCTCTCGAAGTTCAACTGGGGCATCCGCTTCCTGGAACTGAACGCCGACCCCCTCGCTGAGTATGCCGCCGCCGAGGATTCGGCTGCCGTGGTGGCAATCCAGGCGCTCTACATGGGTGACTGA